Genomic segment of Veillonella parvula DSM 2008:
TGCTCAAAGTACAGTAGGTGGCCTTATGGCTGTAGCTATGGGCCGCGAATTGGGTCCTATCTTAGTTGGTGTAGTATTAGCCGGCCGTGTTGGCGCAGCTATCACGGCTGAAATTGGTACAATGAAGGTAACAGAACAAATTGATGCCCTACGTGTTATGGCTGTCGATCCTGTTGGTTACCTCGTGGTACCGCGTGTAGTAGCGTGTATGATTATGGTGCCAATTTTGGCATTTTATGGTGTTGTTATCGGTATTGCCGGTGGTTACTTTGTAGCCACTGTTATCAAGGGGTTGGCGCCTAGTACATATTTAGACTCTATTCAAATGTTTTCTACCATTTCGGACTTCACTTTAGGACTTATAAAGTCTAGTGTGTTTGGTGCTGTCATTGCATTGGTAGGTGCTTATAAGGGCATGGAAACTAAAATGGGCGCAGAAGCTGTGGGTTTCTCCACTACTAGTTCTGTAGTAACTAGTATTATTCTAGTATTTGTATTAAATTACTTTTTATCTACATTGTTATTTTAGTAGATATTTTTAGAGGGATTTATGATTGAGCTACGCAATGTTGTAGTTGCCTATGAGTCACGTGTGATTTTAGACTCTGTTAATCTCACTATTAATGATGGGGAGACATTAGTTATATTAGGCGGCAGTGGTAGTGGTAAAAGTACACTGCTTCGCTTATTAATAGGTTTACAACGTCCTACATCAGGGCAGATTATCGTAGATGGCACAGATATAACTACATTATCTGAAGATGAATTTAATACAGTACGAAGAAAAATGGGGATGGTATTCCAATATTCAGCTTTGTTTGATTCTATGTCGGTAGGTGAGAACGTAGCTTTTGGTTTGCGTCAACATACGAAGTTAAAGGATGACGAAATCAAACGCATTGTGGCAGAAAGACTTGATTGGGTTGGTTTAAAGGGATATGAGTCATATATGCCTAATGAGTTATCTGGTGGTATGAAAAAGCGGGTTAGCTTAGCTCGTGCTATAGCACTAGATCCGAGTTTAATTCTTTATGATGAACCTTCATCAGGGTTAGATCCTATTACATCAGGTACGATTAGTATGCTAATTAAGGGGATGCAGAATCGGCTCGGTTGTACTTCTATCGTGGTAACACATGATATGCAGTCAGCATTTTATGTTGCTGACCGCATAGCTTTACTCGATCAGGGGCATTTTGTAGAAATTTCTGATACAATAGAATTTAAGAATTCTACAAATAAGAAGGTACAACAATTTATTCATGGTGAAGCAGAGCCGATTAACGAATCTGCGATGGGAGATATATAATGAAGTGGACGACGGAGGCCAAGGTAGGGGCTTTTACAATAATAGGTATAGTTCTATTTATTGCAGGCATACTATTTGTAGGCCGTATCGATATTTGGGCTAAACCGCAAATGACAATTACAGGTGATTTCACTCAAGTAAATGGCCTAAAAAATGGGAATCAGGTTAAATTTTCCGGCGTGGCCATCGGGACTGTTTCTGATATTGAAATTACACCGCGTGGCGTTGTGGTTAAGATGAAGCTTGATGAAAAAACGCAGATTCCAAGTGACTCGATGTTTTCCTTGGGGTCAGATGGTTTTTTAGGTGATAAATTTATTCAAATTTCACCAGGACAGTCTAAAGTATATTTACAGGATGGTGACTCCGTTAAAGGTGAAGGCGTTGATG
This window contains:
- a CDS encoding MlaE family ABC transporter permease: MSWLESIGRVVINGLSQMGSATLLVWQTIKQLKMINLWHVFQQMAHLGVDSLPIISLTLLFAGAVMTLQITDVLITYGAQSTVGGLMAVAMGRELGPILVGVVLAGRVGAAITAEIGTMKVTEQIDALRVMAVDPVGYLVVPRVVACMIMVPILAFYGVVIGIAGGYFVATVIKGLAPSTYLDSIQMFSTISDFTLGLIKSSVFGAVIALVGAYKGMETKMGAEAVGFSTTSSVVTSIILVFVLNYFLSTLLF
- a CDS encoding ABC transporter ATP-binding protein; this translates as MIELRNVVVAYESRVILDSVNLTINDGETLVILGGSGSGKSTLLRLLIGLQRPTSGQIIVDGTDITTLSEDEFNTVRRKMGMVFQYSALFDSMSVGENVAFGLRQHTKLKDDEIKRIVAERLDWVGLKGYESYMPNELSGGMKKRVSLARAIALDPSLILYDEPSSGLDPITSGTISMLIKGMQNRLGCTSIVVTHDMQSAFYVADRIALLDQGHFVEISDTIEFKNSTNKKVQQFIHGEAEPINESAMGDI